Within the Opitutaceae bacterium TAV5 genome, the region AGGAGGTTGACCGAGGTGGAGAGGAGCGCGGTGGGACGCCGGGAGTGGGTCCGGTCGAACAGCGCGAGAAGCCGCCGGGACGGGGTTTCGGGCGGATGCAGGGAGACGGCCACGGGAGTGATGGTGACGGTATCGCCGGGAAAGGCCGCGATGTGTTCGCGCGCGGCCAGTTCACAGCCGTGGTAACGGTCGCGGTAATACCAGGGGGCTTCCTCTTCGAGCGGAAGTGCGACGGCGATGCGGCGGTGCCCGGCGGCGAGAAATTGCCGGCCGGCGGTGTATCCGAGCCCGACGTTGTTGAAGTTGACCGACACCATCCTGAGATTCTCGCAATCGTCGAAGGCGGTGACGACGGGGATGCCCGCCTTGATCAGCGGGGTGGCGAGCGGAGAGACGGCGGTGGACATGAGGCGGCGCAGGATGATGACGCCCTGGATGCGGGAACGCGAGAGTTCGCCGAGGATCTGGCGGCGTGTGGCGTCGAGTCCGTCATCGAAATAAAAGTCAACGGTCACGCCGGATTCGTTGGCTTCGCTGAAAATGATCTTGGCGGGAATCTTTATCGGGAGCGAAAGCGGCACGGCGGCAGGAACGGCGTCGTGGCGTTTGGCGGCAAGCGGATCGATGCGGTCGCAGACGGAGACGACGGCGATGCGAGCGAGGGGGCAGTTGGCATGGCGGAGGGCGCGTGCCTTGTCGTCCAGCCGGGGTTGGCCGGGGAGGGGAGGGAGGCTCGTCTTGTTGATGCGGAGAAGTGTTTTCTGGAGAAACTGCGGGCGGAGGTGATGGCCGCTGCGGTCGTTGGGATGGAGGATGCCCCAGCCGGCAAGAATGCGGAGGGCGTCGGTGGCGGTGGGGCTGGATACCTTCCATTGGCGCATGATTTCGCGGCGCGAGAGGAAGCGGGTGTTTTCGCGGTAGTTGCCGCTGGCGATTTCGGAAAGGAGAGCGACGGCAAGGCGTTGGGGAAGCGAGGGTTTTTTCATGATGGCTGGGCGGGCAGGCCGGACACGGGTGTGTGCGGGAAACGGGCGGGCAGTCGTGACGATTTTTATTGATGTGTTACCGGAAAGGATTGCCAGCGCAAAGGCGGGCGGAAGGGGGTGGGAGAAGCAAAAACCGGTCCAGTTTTGTGTTCCGGGCGCCGGGAGCGGCCTTGCTCTCGCCGAAAAACGGGAAGAGGTTCATGGCATCGCTCCGGACGTAGTGAACCGGGGATTACGCAAGAATCCGATCATGACGAAAAACATTCCCGGCCAGCTTCGCAGGCGTTCCGTTCTCCGGAAACCCATCGTGTCTTTCCTCGGGGTCGCTGTTTTGGCGAGCTGTTTGCCGGGTACTGCCCACGCGGAGTTGACCGAAGACTTCCGCCAGCAACCGGCCGGTCGTTCGCTTTATGCGAAGGACGGGGAGTGGAAGAAATTCGGTTCGGGCCCAAATGCCCAGCCGTCGGGCAACACGGCGACCGTCAGGGCGGAGGGCGGGAAAAAATACGTCACTCTGGTCGCCCGCGGGCATGATACGGCCAACGCGCGGGCCTGGCGGAATGTGCAGTTGCCGGTATCGCCGGAACACAATTATCGCGTGTCGGCGGACATCCGCTACGCGACTCCCGGAGCGCCGAACGAGATCGGCTCCACGGTCAATGTGGCGCTCAATGCGAGCAAGGGAGGCGCATTTGATCCGGCGGGGGCGTTGAGCCTGGGCATCCTGCGGAGCAAGGACGGTCCGGTTTTCTTTTTCGGTCTGGGCGGAGGCCCCGGAGCACGGATCGTTTCCGATCCCGGACAGGTGACGGTCGATCCGTCGGCCTGGTACCGGTTTCAGGTGGAACTGGATCCCGGGACCGGACGTGTCCGCTATACGGTTCAGGACATTTCCGGCGACACACCGGTGACGGTATGGGCAGGCGACAATGCGGGCCTGCCGGATTACCGGCCTGAAGCGTTTTCACAGATCAACCTGATGGTCGCCCGCCCGGGTCGTTCCGATACCGCATCCCGGAGCGCCGATTTCGCCAATATCATTATCGGACCCTGACCAGAATTTCCGTTTACACGATCGACTTTTCGACACGGCAGCGCCGGCGCCCGGCCGGCAGTCTGGCGACTGCCTTGTTTCCATCCAGAACCCGCAGCCCCGAACCCGGAACACATCATATCATGAAGAACAAAATGACAGAGTATCTATCCATAACAGCGGCCCGTCGGGCGCGCTTTGCCTGCGTCAGCCTGTTTCTGTTGTCCGCTGCCGGAATGGCACATGCGGCCAATATCGACACTTACTGGAATGTGGCGGACGGAGAATGGACATCCGCCGGGAACTGGTCGAACGGACTCCCGGGGGATTTGTCACCGGACGTCAGTCGTGTCTTTTTCGATACTGCCCAAAGCGGCACTGTCTCCAACGTGACCGTGGCGGCGAGCGCTGTGGCGGCATTCAACCAGTTCCGGGTCAATCAGGGAAAGACGGTCAATGTCTCCATGGGAGCCGGGGCTTCCCTGAGCGGCGTGAGTCTGACGCTGGGCTCGGGGGCGGCGTCTTCGCATCTCCGGATCGAAGGACCTTCGGACGGCACGGCAACGGCTTCCTGGTCGAGTTTCCTGCAGGTAGGCGGTACCGCGACCAGCAGCGGGAATACCCTGACGTTCTCCGGAAGCGGTCTTGCCGCCAGCGCGGCCAACACCATCACCATCGGCCGTCAGGGAAACAGTCATACGATGACCGTGGAGGGGGGCGCGTCTTTTCAGGGGAAGGGACTGGTCGTCAGCGGAACGACCGATGTGCAATACGGTGTCGGCAACAACAACCGGTTGATCGTTTCCGGTACCGGCACCAACATGACCCTCAGCGGATTCAGCGGAGCGGTGAATACGCTGGGTCTGGTGGTGGGCGCGCGTCCCCTGACCGGAAGCAGCGGTTCCAATGTCCAGAGCGGAAACCGGGTGACGGTTTCGGACGGAGCCCGGCTGACTGTGGTCGGAGATAATGTGGACAACGCCACCATGACGGTGCTTGTCGGCGCGGCTACCTATCGGACCAACAATTCCATCGAGGTTTCCGGAACGGATTCCGTTTTCGAGGTGACGGGCAACATCAGGACCACCGTTGGCCATACGACTGATACCTCTTACAACAATCGCCTGACCGTCAGCGACGGCGGTACGGTCAAAACCGACGCCGAGATTGTGATCAACAACGGCCCGAGCACGGCCGCGAACCGCCGCAACATTCTCGCCATCGGCAACGGCGGTACCCTGGTTTCGGACAACGTCATCAACAACAACGGCGGTCTCGTCACCCTCGCCGAGGGTGGTGTGTTGAAAGGGGAGACGCTTGCCGGGGCCGCCACGTCCCTGGTGCTCAACATCAATGGCACCGGCCGTTTCGAGGCCGCGGGTAACGGCTTGGGAGACACGGTCACGGTCAACATCGGAGACTCCGGCGGCAAGGAAGCGGTTCTGGCGGTCGGTCTGGCTGGCCGGAGCGGGGCAGCGACCTTCTCGCTCGATTCCGCGCTCAACCTGGCGACCGGGAGCTTTCTCGAAGTGTCGATTTTCAGCGATGGTTCCGTCGATTCCATCGACCTCGGGACCAACGCCTCGGTGACGCTTTCCGATGGCGTGGGGCTGCGAATTGCTTTCGATGGCGAAGCGCCTTCCGCCGGCGGTTCATACCAGCTCTTCACTGGAAATCTTTCCAGCATCGTCGGCAGCTTCGATACGGACCTGCTCTCCGCGCCGGCCCTTGCCGACGGCCTGAGCTGGGACTGGTCGCGGTTCAACGCGGCCGGCGGCTGGACGGTTTCCGTCGTGCCCGAGCCCTCGGTCATCGCTCTTCTGGCCGGTGCCGGAACGGGCCTGGTTGCCCTCGGCATTCGTCTTCGCCGTCGCGGGGAGGACAATGCCTGACCAACCGGTCGCGGCCTTGTCTCCGGACGACGCCGCGAACGATTCTGCTTTCAGTTAAACGCAAATGCCGGACGTATCCTCCATGTACCCGCGTCCGGCATGATTTTCATCCGTTCACGATCACGTAAAACCCCCGATTTTACAATGAACACTCTCTCATCTCCGCTCGTCCCGTCCGGACACACGGATTGTCGTGCGGTCTCGCGTTTGCGAGCCTTCACCTTGATCGAACTGCTCACGGTTATCGCCATCATCGGCATTCTTGCCGGCATCATTCTGGCTGCCCTGTCAGGCGTCCGAGAAACCGCCAGACGCACGCAGAACATCGCCAATCTGCGTACGCTGGGAGTTGCCTGTCACACCTACGCCAACGAAAACCGCGGCCGCATGCCTCATGTGGTTCTCAAGCTGCTCAAGGGTGTGCTCGAACCCGTTTACACGACCGGCAACGTCGTCTATTTCACGGCGGACGGAAATTCGCTGCAAATGCTCACCGCGAAATGGGGTGACGCGGGCAACGCCTGGGGGCAGAGCGATTACCTGCCCGGTCCCGATGCGTTCTACGGCCCGTTCACTCCTGCCGAAACCGCCGCAGGCAAACGGCAGCCGGGGCGCTTCCTTTCCTACAATGCGACCTCCTATGCCATCAGCTACAGTGCCTATTCCCGTCCACAGCAGGGCGTGACCGCGTCCTATGCCGCCTACACCGCCGCGATTCCCGAGCTGTGCAATGATCGCAACGATCGCGATTACCTGCGGACTACTCCGCTGTTTTCCGATCCCATCGCAGAGACCCAGGCGGCTTATCTCGGCGGTTTTACCGGGAAAAAGATCTGCACGGTGCGGCTCGATGGCAGCGTCACCACGTTTCCCCGGGATTACATCTGGGGCATTGCGGGCACCGAGAACAAGATCAAGGCGCTCGCCAACTACACGAACTGAATAATCCCTGCCCCGCCGGCATTGATCGTATCTGCCTGAAAAGTACGCAATATTCATGACCTTCTGCGGCTTCTCCCGTTTCCTTCTCCTTGCCACCGGAATCGTACTGATCCGGCCTCCGTCCGCGGCTGCAGCATCCGCTGCCGGAGAGGCTCTTCCCGTCGTGCCTCTCCGCGGTCTGGCCTACACCGCCGGGGATATCGGCGAGGTGCGCCGGCAGGTTCGTGATCACGGCGCCAACGCCGCCCTCGTGGATGGCATCCTTGCCACCGCCCGCGAGTGGACGGCCCGTTCCGATGACGAGGTGGCCGCGCTGGTTCCGCCGGCCGATGCGCTCTTCGCCTACGGTTCCGCCGGCGATCCGAAAACCGGAAAGGCATGGCCGCGCTTCGGGCGTTCGGGCAACATGTGCAGTCTCGATCGTCCGGGCATTGTCCGATCGCCGCACACGGGCGACCTCTACGGCAACGCCAAACCCGGCGAGCGGTATTACGATTCCGGCGCCGGCTGGGTGCGCGAGTCGGACGGGCAGGCGTTCTACTTCAAGGGGGTCTGGAACTCGTGGATCGTCATGCAGCTCCACGATGCCGTCGACAACCTCGCCATGGCATATCTCCTGACCGGCGATCCGGCCTTCGCGCGGCGCGGCCTCTTTATTCTGGATCGCCTCGCGACGCTTCGCGTCCGGCTTCCGGTGACGGGAAACAGCGTCGCCGACTGGCCGCACACGGCCTCCGTTGACGAACCCAAGGGGTTTTTCTGCTACATGGGCAATATCGCCAACCAGCGCGCCATCGGCACGGCCTACGCCTTCGACCTCCTCGCCAACGCGCCCTTTGCCGCCGCGCCTTCCGTGGCTGCGACCTCCGGGTCGCCCTTGACCGTGGGCGAAAATATCACCCGCAACTACTTCGAAATCTACGAGCGCCGTTACCTCGGTCCCCGGTTTCGCATGCTCACCAACCATGGCATCATTGTCGTCGCCAATCTCATTACCCAGGGCGTGCTTTTCGGGAATCCCGACATGCTGCGGGAAGGACTCGACGGCATGGCCGGTTTTTTCGACAACACCATCAATCGCGATGGCGACTACATGGAGGTATCCGGGAGTTACGGACGACTCGGCCGCGACTACGGAAGCCGGCTGGTGGCTCCGCTCGCCAATTACGATCCGGAAAACTATCCGCCTGCGATCGCCGCCGGCCTGCCCGCGGTCGGCGACTACACCGGCGGCCTGAAACCCGGCGACGATCCGCGCTGGTTCAACACCGCCGTGCGCATGCTCTGGCGTCTGCCGGTTCTTGGCCGGTATCCCCAATACGGCGACATGTCGATGGATCGTGCGGTTCTCCTCGATCGCGACAACAACTGGCTGGCCAAACATCGGGCCATGTACCTGCGCATCCTTTACCGCCAGACGACCCGCGCCGACTGGAAGCGGGAAATCGAGGCGCTTTATCCCCGGGCGGCCGCGCAGGATGCCTCGCCGCTCCTGCTCGAGGATCTTCTTGTCTACGGTCTCGCGCTGTGGATGGAGCCGGCGACGGCGGCGACGTCCGCAGAGGCGAAAACCGAAACTCCTGCCGGCGAGGTCTCCGACCTCATGGCCGGGAAAGGCATCGCCATCCTCCGCAGCGGCGCGAAAGAAAACGCCCGCGCGCTCTTTCTGCGCGGCGGCATCAATTCCTGGCACGGTCACGACGACCAGATGACGCTCGTCCCTTACGGCCATGGCATGGTGCTCTTCGGAGACTACGGCTACCGCTGGGCAGGCACGCCCGACAATCTCGGCTGGGGCACACGTTCGATCTCGCACAACGCCGTTGTCGTCAACGAAGACTTCCCGGCGCCTTACCTCTACAAGGGATTTGCGCCGAACATCCCGGCGCCCGCCGCCAGCGTCACGGCGTTCCTCGCCGACACCGAGGGCCCGGCGCAACTCGTCGAGATGCGCAATCCGCAACTCTACACCCGCGCCCGCCTCGACGATTACCGGCGCGCCGCCTGGCTCGTGGATGTCGACGCGGATCGGTATTATTTCGTGGATGTCTTCCATGTCGCCGGAGGCAACACTCACGACTATGCATGGAATTCCCATTACATCGAAAAGACCGCCGCCCGTGCGACCGGAGCCGCGTTCCATGTGGAAGGCATTGCGCCTGTGTCCCGGCCCGGCGCCTGGACGCTGGCCTCGCTCGACAACGAGAAAAACCGCGCCGCCGCGTGGAACCAGCCCGGCCAAAGCTGGGGAGAGCGTCTGAATGGCGAAAACGGTCTCGTCACCCCGCTGCCCGGCGAAAAACGGCTGCCCGTTTCCAAATGGAATCCCGCGCCCGGCAACGGCTACGGAATGATCTGGAACGTGCAGGCCGAGGACACCACCCGCGACTGGCGCGCCGTGTGGCCGCTCCCCGACCGGAGCCACGCCATGCGCGCCCATCTTCTCAACTACGACGGCATGACGGCCGTGACCGCCCTCGGCCCGAGCATGACTCCGGAAAACCATTTCAACATGATCATCGCCCGCCGGACCCGCGCCCGAAACGCCGGCTCCGGTCCCCTGCGCAGCCGTTTTGTCAATGTCGTGGAAATCGCCCGCCCCGATTCCTGGTCGCTGGCTGCGGTCGCTCCGCTTCCGTTCACGACGGCTTCCGGCGACGCCGTCGGTATTCGCGCGGAACTGACGGCCGGCCAGACCGATTATCTTTTCGCATCCCCCCGTTTGCAATCGCTCGAGGCTGTCGCACCGGCCGGCCTCCGGTTCGATGGCCGCAACGCCTTCGTCCGGATCGACCGGGAGGGCCGCCTGGTGAGTCTCGCCCTGCAGGAAGGCCGGCGGCTCGATGCGGCGGGCTGGAAGATCGAAACCGCAACGTCCGCGATCCATGCGACCGTCCTTTCCGTGCAACCCGGACGCGACGCTTCCCGCCTCGTCATCGACACCGTGCTGCCCGACGGGCTCGCGGGATCGACCCTGCTGGCCGACAGTGCCACCGGAGGCGATCTCGGGTATCCTCATAACGACTACTATCGCATCGAAGAGGTGTCGCCCGACGCCGTACCCGGTCACACCGTGCTCACCTTTCGCGACCAGTCGTTGGTCATTGCCTCCCTGAAAATCGAGGAGATCGACGCCACGACCGGCAAGGCTCGCCTTTACTGGAATCACACGCTCGCGGGCAAGGCGGGCAACCTTTCGTACCGCGGACGGGGGGTCGTTGCGAAAGGGCAGGGGGCGGACACCGGAAAAAAGCCCGTGTTGTCGCTCGTCCGCGAGATCGATGCGCGCGACGTCACGTTTACCCGGACCAACGACCTGCGCCCCGGCCAATCCGTCGACATTCTCGTCACCCGGCCCGGCGACCGGATAACGCTGCCGGCCACCGTTACCCTCCGCGCCATCGAAGGCCGGCCGCGCGCCTGGCGCCTCCGCTCGACGGTTCCTGTGCGCGTCACGCTTCCGGGGGAAACCACGGCCCGCGATTTCCCGGCCGGCGAAAACCTGGTGGAGGCCTCCGCCCGATGAATCCGTCCCGCCTCGATGAAGCCGTCGCGATCGCCCCTCCGCCTGCGCCCGTTCGCAAACCCGGCCGCCGCGTAACGGTCAGCGCGGTGGGCGGACCCTCTCCGGAGTTTCCGCCTGCCTTGTCCGAAGACTGCGGCCGGCTGGCGGAAGTCATGGCCGCGCATTGGGAGCGGGAAATCGCCGGCGTTCTCCCCGACCGTCCCGACCTGATCGTGTTGCCGGAGATGTGCGACCGCTTCGCCCACACTCCGCCCGCCCTGTTGGAAAAAATCCGTCCGGTCATGTTGACGCACATGACGAGGCTGCTGTCGCGACTGGCCCGGGAAAACCGCTGCTACATCGTCCATGCGACCGCGGCGCCTGTCCCCGCTTCCGGAACGTATCCGGGAACAGATGACGTCTGGCAAAACGTCGCCATCCTCATCGGCCGCGATGGCCGCGAGGTCGCCCGCTATGCAAAAAACTGGCTCGTTGTCACGGAAACCGGACGCGGCCTGGTTCCCGGCGCCGGGGCCTGTGTGGCAGAGTGCGATTTCGGACGCGTGGGTTTTGCCATCTGTTTCGATCTCAATTTCCCCGAGCTCCTCGAGAGTTATCGTCGCCTGCGGCCCGACCTGATTGTTTTTCCCTCGCACTATCACGGAGGTTTCCTGCAACCCGTCTGGGCTTACGAAACCCGCGCCCACTTTCTCGGCTGCATGGGCATGGCGGGCATCAACAGCGAACTCTGGTCGCCGCTCGGCATGCGCCTTGCCGCATCGACCCATTATTGCCCGCAACTGACGGCGACCCTGAACCCCGACTGCGTGGTCGCGCATCTGGATTTCAATCAGGAAAAACTCCGCGCCCTGAAAGCCCGTTACGGTCGCGACGTGACCATTACCGATCCGGGGCAGCTCGGCTCGGTGCTGATCACGAGCAACAGTGAAACCCTCGGCGCGGCCGACATGGCCCGTGAGTTCCGCATCGAACTCCTGGACGACTACCTGGCGCGCTCCCGCAGGGTGAATCACAACGCCCGAAAAATCTGACGCGCTCCCCGCGCCCTCATTCCGCAATTCGCAAACCTGAAAATCGCAACGTCTCTTATGAAACCTCCCACTGAAACGACATCCGCTCCGGCAACGGCGCATTCGCGTTATCTCGACGACGTCCCCGAAATCACGGCGGTCGAAGTCATCGCCGGCCACGGGCTGGCGCTCTCCCGTCGTCCGCTTGACGAAATGCACGGGCATGAAGTCGAGATTTCGCCGCTGTTCAGCTTCATCAGCGCAGGCACCGAGCTGCACGCGCTCCGCGAACTGTCCCGGGCCGGCGTCGGCAGCCATCCGCCGGCCCGCATGGGCTACAGCCAGTGCGGCGTTGTGACCCGCGTGGGCGAGGCGGTGCGCGACCTCGCCGTGGGCGACCGCGTGGTGGCGATCGGAGCGGGAGCGTTTCATGCGACGCGCACGGTCGTCGCACAAAACCTCGTGGTGCCGCTGCCCGAAGGCGTGTGCCCGCAGGCGGCGTCGCTGGCGGCGATGTTTTGCTTTGCCCTCGAAGGCGCGCACAAGTCCGCGGTGCGCGTCGGCGAAAACGTGGTGGTTTTCGGCGC harbors:
- a CDS encoding anchor protein gives rise to the protein MKNKMTEYLSITAARRARFACVSLFLLSAAGMAHAANIDTYWNVADGEWTSAGNWSNGLPGDLSPDVSRVFFDTAQSGTVSNVTVAASAVAAFNQFRVNQGKTVNVSMGAGASLSGVSLTLGSGAASSHLRIEGPSDGTATASWSSFLQVGGTATSSGNTLTFSGSGLAASAANTITIGRQGNSHTMTVEGGASFQGKGLVVSGTTDVQYGVGNNNRLIVSGTGTNMTLSGFSGAVNTLGLVVGARPLTGSSGSNVQSGNRVTVSDGARLTVVGDNVDNATMTVLVGAATYRTNNSIEVSGTDSVFEVTGNIRTTVGHTTDTSYNNRLTVSDGGTVKTDAEIVINNGPSTAANRRNILAIGNGGTLVSDNVINNNGGLVTLAEGGVLKGETLAGAATSLVLNINGTGRFEAAGNGLGDTVTVNIGDSGGKEAVLAVGLAGRSGAATFSLDSALNLATGSFLEVSIFSDGSVDSIDLGTNASVTLSDGVGLRIAFDGEAPSAGGSYQLFTGNLSSIVGSFDTDLLSAPALADGLSWDWSRFNAAGGWTVSVVPEPSVIALLAGAGTGLVALGIRLRRRGEDNA
- a CDS encoding nitrilase; the protein is MNPSRLDEAVAIAPPPAPVRKPGRRVTVSAVGGPSPEFPPALSEDCGRLAEVMAAHWEREIAGVLPDRPDLIVLPEMCDRFAHTPPALLEKIRPVMLTHMTRLLSRLARENRCYIVHATAAPVPASGTYPGTDDVWQNVAILIGRDGREVARYAKNWLVVTETGRGLVPGAGACVAECDFGRVGFAICFDLNFPELLESYRRLRPDLIVFPSHYHGGFLQPVWAYETRAHFLGCMGMAGINSELWSPLGMRLAASTHYCPQLTATLNPDCVVAHLDFNQEKLRALKARYGRDVTITDPGQLGSVLITSNSETLGAADMAREFRIELLDDYLARSRRVNHNARKI
- a CDS encoding N-terminal cleavage protein, whose protein sequence is MNTLSSPLVPSGHTDCRAVSRLRAFTLIELLTVIAIIGILAGIILAALSGVRETARRTQNIANLRTLGVACHTYANENRGRMPHVVLKLLKGVLEPVYTTGNVVYFTADGNSLQMLTAKWGDAGNAWGQSDYLPGPDAFYGPFTPAETAAGKRQPGRFLSYNATSYAISYSAYSRPQQGVTASYAAYTAAIPELCNDRNDRDYLRTTPLFSDPIAETQAAYLGGFTGKKICTVRLDGSVTTFPRDYIWGIAGTENKIKALANYTN
- a CDS encoding heparinase codes for the protein MTFCGFSRFLLLATGIVLIRPPSAAAASAAGEALPVVPLRGLAYTAGDIGEVRRQVRDHGANAALVDGILATAREWTARSDDEVAALVPPADALFAYGSAGDPKTGKAWPRFGRSGNMCSLDRPGIVRSPHTGDLYGNAKPGERYYDSGAGWVRESDGQAFYFKGVWNSWIVMQLHDAVDNLAMAYLLTGDPAFARRGLFILDRLATLRVRLPVTGNSVADWPHTASVDEPKGFFCYMGNIANQRAIGTAYAFDLLANAPFAAAPSVAATSGSPLTVGENITRNYFEIYERRYLGPRFRMLTNHGIIVVANLITQGVLFGNPDMLREGLDGMAGFFDNTINRDGDYMEVSGSYGRLGRDYGSRLVAPLANYDPENYPPAIAAGLPAVGDYTGGLKPGDDPRWFNTAVRMLWRLPVLGRYPQYGDMSMDRAVLLDRDNNWLAKHRAMYLRILYRQTTRADWKREIEALYPRAAAQDASPLLLEDLLVYGLALWMEPATAATSAEAKTETPAGEVSDLMAGKGIAILRSGAKENARALFLRGGINSWHGHDDQMTLVPYGHGMVLFGDYGYRWAGTPDNLGWGTRSISHNAVVVNEDFPAPYLYKGFAPNIPAPAASVTAFLADTEGPAQLVEMRNPQLYTRARLDDYRRAAWLVDVDADRYYFVDVFHVAGGNTHDYAWNSHYIEKTAARATGAAFHVEGIAPVSRPGAWTLASLDNEKNRAAAWNQPGQSWGERLNGENGLVTPLPGEKRLPVSKWNPAPGNGYGMIWNVQAEDTTRDWRAVWPLPDRSHAMRAHLLNYDGMTAVTALGPSMTPENHFNMIIARRTRARNAGSGPLRSRFVNVVEIARPDSWSLAAVAPLPFTTASGDAVGIRAELTAGQTDYLFASPRLQSLEAVAPAGLRFDGRNAFVRIDREGRLVSLALQEGRRLDAAGWKIETATSAIHATVLSVQPGRDASRLVIDTVLPDGLAGSTLLADSATGGDLGYPHNDYYRIEEVSPDAVPGHTVLTFRDQSLVIASLKIEEIDATTGKARLYWNHTLAGKAGNLSYRGRGVVAKGQGADTGKKPVLSLVREIDARDVTFTRTNDLRPGQSVDILVTRPGDRITLPATVTLRAIEGRPRAWRLRSTVPVRVTLPGETTARDFPAGENLVEASAR
- a CDS encoding GntR family transcriptional regulator, producing MKKPSLPQRLAVALLSEIASGNYRENTRFLSRREIMRQWKVSSPTATDALRILAGWGILHPNDRSGHHLRPQFLQKTLLRINKTSLPPLPGQPRLDDKARALRHANCPLARIAVVSVCDRIDPLAAKRHDAVPAAVPLSLPIKIPAKIIFSEANESGVTVDFYFDDGLDATRRQILGELSRSRIQGVIILRRLMSTAVSPLATPLIKAGIPVVTAFDDCENLRMVSVNFNNVGLGYTAGRQFLAAGHRRIAVALPLEEEAPWYYRDRYHGCELAAREHIAAFPGDTVTITPVAVSLHPPETPSRRLLALFDRTHSRRPTALLSTSVNLLVALQPLFVRLGLHVPADLSVIMCSSTPVRPPEGQPTDIMKLDFEEIGRQAFRALQSLYRGEFAEKTWLVESGYEAHGTVAPPPAS